From Aedes albopictus strain Foshan chromosome 1, AalbF5, whole genome shotgun sequence, one genomic window encodes:
- the LOC109429898 gene encoding synaptic defective enhancer 1 isoform X1: protein MEAAYDSVLHSSADPDTYRDGIEHKFHQPPLPMVPAMYTQPPPQLPPPHVLAAQQQQQSARQPRTAGPNHYNLPPPPVIPSYIQQQPPPALPIVAAKQDTATNTPAIMSVPPPPLPPVVVPAAAAIPTVQAVILPAGPPPVATSSSSSNTNPAAVTAAGVISSSSNNQTMTSSSGSSSSINSCLFVGVTSTGTEASAAAGGGSATTAAAAADTKQCAASDSGENQGDQPAVYCARPAADNPQSR, encoded by the coding sequence ACACCTACCGGGACGGCATCGAGCATAAATTCCACCAACCGCCGCTACCGATGGTTCCGGCGATGTACACCCAGCCACCGCCGCAACTCCCGCCGCCTCACGTTCTGGCcgctcaacagcagcagcaatccgCTCGTCAGCCTCGCACGGCCGGCCCCAATCACTACAATCTGCCGCCGCCTCCGGTGATTCCAAGCTACATCCAGCAGCAGCCTCCGCCAGCGCTTCCAATCGTCGCGGCCAAACAGGACACCGCCACGAACACCCCGGCCATCATGAGTGTTCCACCGCCTCCGCTGCCACCGGTTGTCGTCCCGGCGGCGGCGGCCATACCGACCGTGCAAGCCGTCATCCTGCCAGCTGGACCGCCTCCGGTGGCCACCTCCAGTAGCAGTAGCAATACGAACCCTGCGGCCGTAACCGCAGCTGGCGTCATCAGCAGCAGTAGCAACAACCAAACCATGACCAGTAGTAGCGGCAGCAGCAGTAGTATCAACAGCTGTCTGTTCGTAGGTGTCACTTCAACAGGAACCGAAGCCTCAGCGGCAGCCGGCGGCGgctcagcaacaacagcagccgcAGCAGCAGATACAAAACAGTGCGCAGCCTCCGACTCGGGAGAAAATCAAGGAGATCAACCTGCGGTTTATTGCGCCCGACCAGCTGCAGACAATCCACAATCACGataa
- the LOC109429898 gene encoding uncharacterized protein LOC109429898 isoform X2, which produces MVPAMYTQPPPQLPPPHVLAAQQQQQSARQPRTAGPNHYNLPPPPVIPSYIQQQPPPALPIVAAKQDTATNTPAIMSVPPPPLPPVVVPAAAAIPTVQAVILPAGPPPVATSSSSSNTNPAAVTAAGVISSSSNNQTMTSSSGSSSSINSCLFVGVTSTGTEASAAAGGGSATTAAAAADTKQCAASDSGENQGDQPAVYCARPAADNPQSR; this is translated from the coding sequence ATGGTTCCGGCGATGTACACCCAGCCACCGCCGCAACTCCCGCCGCCTCACGTTCTGGCcgctcaacagcagcagcaatccgCTCGTCAGCCTCGCACGGCCGGCCCCAATCACTACAATCTGCCGCCGCCTCCGGTGATTCCAAGCTACATCCAGCAGCAGCCTCCGCCAGCGCTTCCAATCGTCGCGGCCAAACAGGACACCGCCACGAACACCCCGGCCATCATGAGTGTTCCACCGCCTCCGCTGCCACCGGTTGTCGTCCCGGCGGCGGCGGCCATACCGACCGTGCAAGCCGTCATCCTGCCAGCTGGACCGCCTCCGGTGGCCACCTCCAGTAGCAGTAGCAATACGAACCCTGCGGCCGTAACCGCAGCTGGCGTCATCAGCAGCAGTAGCAACAACCAAACCATGACCAGTAGTAGCGGCAGCAGCAGTAGTATCAACAGCTGTCTGTTCGTAGGTGTCACTTCAACAGGAACCGAAGCCTCAGCGGCAGCCGGCGGCGgctcagcaacaacagcagccgcAGCAGCAGATACAAAACAGTGCGCAGCCTCCGACTCGGGAGAAAATCAAGGAGATCAACCTGCGGTTTATTGCGCCCGACCAGCTGCAGACAATCCACAATCACGataa